A single genomic interval of uncultured Desulfobacter sp. harbors:
- a CDS encoding DsbA family protein, translating into MTYIDKLGIQNNCQKQHSRRLEIFSDYIUPWCYFSTGSIDKLRKTYDIEVTWRAYPLQPDVPEHGLPTARLLEEKGLLMTPEQVTAGLKATAQSFDLPFGEVKMVYNSRLAQEVGLWAQECGRAHQFHDAAFKAYFVDDRNLADKAVLLDLVAFVGLDVAQAEDVIVSRSYADAVDRDWAKARELELVAAPTFFMQDQRLVGAKPYPVLEKMVAEVVARVQSYS; encoded by the coding sequence ATGACGTACATTGATAAATTGGGCATTCAAAATAACTGTCAAAAGCAACATTCACGTAGGCTTGAAATTTTTTCAGACTATATTTGACCCTGGTGCTACTTCAGTACCGGGAGTATTGATAAATTAAGGAAGACGTACGATATCGAAGTGACGTGGCGAGCCTATCCGCTGCAGCCGGATGTGCCTGAACACGGGTTGCCCACGGCCCGGCTGTTAGAGGAAAAAGGCCTGCTGATGACCCCGGAACAGGTGACTGCCGGTCTTAAAGCTACTGCACAAAGTTTTGACCTGCCCTTTGGGGAGGTCAAAATGGTTTATAATTCCCGTCTGGCCCAGGAGGTCGGCCTCTGGGCCCAGGAATGTGGCCGGGCCCATCAGTTTCATGATGCGGCTTTCAAGGCCTATTTTGTGGATGACCGGAACCTGGCGGATAAAGCTGTTCTCCTGGATTTAGTGGCATTCGTCGGTCTGGATGTGGCACAAGCAGAAGACGTCATTGTGTCAAGATCTTATGCCGATGCTGTGGACCGGGACTGGGCAAAGGCCCGGGAACTCGAACTTGTGGCTGCTCCGACTTTCTTTATGCAGGATCAAAGGCTTGTGGGTGCGAAACCTTATCCGGTTCTTGAAAAAATGGTGGCAGAGGTGGTTGCCCGGGTCCAGAGTTATTCGTAA
- a CDS encoding transporter substrate-binding domain-containing protein: MATAGIGINLLFGQMGISFKAPMKQIQKRGTIRMITANNSTSYYTYRESPMGFEYDLAKAFADYLGVTLDVIVPEWDTMFEALNSGQGDFIAAGMTITEPREKIVLFSQPYMPVQQKFIHHKLKFGIKNIEQLAGKTIHIRKGTSYQERLEEIKASGINLKIQLLDDVATEEIIRMVSEKKINFTIADSHIALLNRRYYPEIIIGLPIQEKEYLGWAVKKTNKVLRDRINEFLEMAEETGLLGKIYEKYYGRTDIFDYFDLKKFHERIKTRLPKYKKIIKTEAAKYGFDWRLIAAIVYQESHFNPKARSRTGVRG, translated from the coding sequence GTGGCTACTGCAGGAATCGGCATAAACCTGCTGTTCGGTCAAATGGGGATCAGTTTCAAAGCCCCTATGAAACAAATTCAAAAGCGCGGCACGATCCGGATGATCACGGCGAATAATTCCACATCCTATTACACTTACCGGGAGTCACCCATGGGATTTGAGTATGATCTTGCAAAGGCCTTTGCAGATTATCTGGGAGTGACGCTTGACGTTATAGTACCGGAATGGGACACAATGTTTGAAGCGCTCAATTCAGGACAGGGCGATTTCATCGCCGCCGGTATGACAATAACGGAACCAAGGGAGAAAATCGTTTTATTTTCCCAGCCCTACATGCCTGTGCAGCAAAAATTTATTCACCATAAACTAAAATTCGGCATAAAAAATATTGAGCAGCTGGCCGGTAAAACCATTCATATCAGAAAAGGCACCTCCTATCAGGAACGGCTGGAGGAAATCAAAGCATCTGGAATTAACCTGAAGATTCAGCTGCTTGACGATGTTGCCACCGAGGAAATCATCAGAATGGTTTCTGAAAAAAAAATCAACTTCACCATTGCGGATTCACACATTGCGCTTTTAAACCGCAGATACTATCCGGAAATTATAATCGGGCTGCCCATACAGGAAAAAGAGTACCTGGGATGGGCCGTAAAAAAAACAAATAAAGTGCTGCGGGACCGGATCAATGAGTTTCTTGAGATGGCGGAAGAAACCGGGCTCCTTGGTAAAATTTATGAAAAATATTATGGCAGGACAGATATTTTTGACTATTTTGATTTAAAAAAATTTCATGAACGGATTAAAACAAGACTGCCCAAATATAAAAAAATTATTAAGACAGAAGCTGCAAAATACGGATTTGACTGGCGGCTGATTGCAGCAATCGTCTACCAGGAATCCCATTTCAATCCCAAGGCCAGAAGCAGGACCGGCGTCCGGGGTTAG
- a CDS encoding transglycosylase SLT domain-containing protein gives MIFQTRTRLMQVTLTTAKQMGIKNRLDPKQSVKAGVKFLNLMHKRFDDIPDPHQQKLFALAGYNVGYGHVRDAQEIARQQGMDINKWTSLKKTLPLLSKRKYYKHTRYGYARGQEPVHYVKRILTYYDILRQKGQN, from the coding sequence ATGATATTCCAGACCCGCACCAGGTTGATGCAGGTAACGCTGACCACGGCCAAGCAGATGGGAATCAAAAACCGGCTTGATCCAAAACAAAGTGTGAAAGCCGGAGTCAAATTTTTGAACCTCATGCACAAGCGGTTTGATGATATTCCAGACCCGCACCAGCAAAAGCTCTTTGCACTTGCTGGTTATAATGTGGGATACGGCCATGTCAGAGATGCTCAGGAAATTGCCCGGCAACAGGGTATGGATATCAACAAATGGACATCCCTGAAAAAAACCCTGCCGCTTTTAAGCAAACGCAAATACTATAAACATACCCGGTACGGCTATGCCCGGGGACAGGAACCGGTTCATTATGTAAAGCGGATCCTTACGTATTACGATATTCTCAGACAAAAAGGGCAAAACTGA
- a CDS encoding MBL fold metallo-hydrolase produces MNPINIIHLGAENCVTGSCHMIRFQSQTDASIYILVDCGTAYGHDPEPDFDQFPVLPEKIDFLFLTHAHIDHIGRVPDLIAAGFKGEILCTHATKALMIPMLHDALSFSGKSDREILDLEKRIDDLSWGFELNEVFSLSRGIRFKLGNAGHILGSCFIKFWFPCPSSRDYRVIFSGDLGCTDTPILPDPDLPGACDLLILESTYGDRLHTGRKERVKTLAGLLEKALADNGIVYIPAFALGRTQELIYELDRIGTTVPVFVDSPLGLEITKIYAGLEDFWDQEAKDLKARGDHPIDFKNLYAVERYRDHQALMDIKGPAVIIAGSGMCTGGRILDHLEKGLLVPENDIFFVGYQAKGTLGRRILEGKTNVNARVHVLSGYSAHADQAGLVNWVRSMPEPPGKIKLVHGEPRAQKALATALSDLKSV; encoded by the coding sequence ATGAATCCAATCAACATCATTCATCTCGGCGCTGAGAACTGTGTAACCGGGTCCTGCCACATGATTAGGTTCCAGTCACAAACGGATGCGAGCATTTACATCCTGGTGGACTGCGGCACCGCATACGGCCATGATCCGGAACCGGATTTTGACCAATTCCCGGTTCTTCCTGAAAAAATAGACTTTCTATTTCTTACCCACGCGCACATCGACCATATCGGACGGGTGCCGGACCTGATCGCGGCCGGGTTCAAAGGTGAGATCCTCTGCACCCATGCGACCAAAGCCCTGATGATCCCCATGCTCCATGACGCCCTGTCTTTTTCCGGGAAGTCGGACCGGGAGATCCTGGATCTGGAAAAGCGCATCGACGATCTGTCCTGGGGCTTTGAATTGAACGAGGTCTTTTCCCTAAGCCGGGGCATCCGGTTCAAGCTGGGCAATGCCGGGCATATACTGGGGTCCTGCTTTATTAAATTCTGGTTTCCCTGCCCGTCATCCAGGGATTACAGGGTGATTTTTTCCGGCGATCTCGGCTGCACAGATACGCCTATTCTACCCGACCCCGATCTGCCGGGCGCCTGCGACCTGCTTATTCTGGAATCCACCTACGGCGACCGGCTTCATACCGGCCGAAAAGAACGGGTAAAGACCCTGGCGGGCCTGTTGGAAAAGGCCCTTGCGGACAACGGCATTGTTTATATTCCGGCCTTTGCCCTGGGCAGAACCCAGGAGCTGATATATGAGTTGGATCGCATCGGAACAACGGTGCCGGTGTTTGTCGATTCACCCCTTGGGCTGGAGATAACAAAAATATATGCCGGCCTGGAAGATTTCTGGGACCAGGAAGCAAAAGACTTGAAAGCCCGGGGTGACCACCCCATTGACTTTAAAAACCTGTACGCGGTGGAAAGATACCGGGACCACCAGGCTCTTATGGATATAAAGGGGCCGGCCGTGATTATTGCCGGTTCCGGCATGTGCACGGGCGGCCGAATCCTTGACCATCTGGAGAAGGGGCTCCTGGTGCCTGAAAACGATATCTTTTTTGTGGGCTACCAGGCAAAAGGCACCTTGGGCCGCCGCATCCTTGAGGGAAAAACAAACGTAAACGCCCGGGTCCATGTGCTGTCCGGATACTCGGCCCATGCAGACCAGGCCGGACTGGTCAACTGGGTACGGTCCATGCCGGAACCGCCCGGTAAAATAAAACTGGTGCATGGGGAACCCCGGGCGCAAAAAGCCCTGGCAACGGCGCTATCTGACTTAAAATCTGTTTAA
- the nadB gene encoding L-aspartate oxidase, which translates to MIETDFLVIGSGVAGLSYALKVAQFGRVTIITKKKIYKTNTALAQGGVAAVFSKTDSFENHVADTLAAGDGLCAEDVVRMVVENGPERIRELVDLGAQFNLDGEGKYDFSLGREGGHSQNRIIHARDLTGKEIEDVLVSNVEQHKNITILENRVAVNLITYSTSVRSGLVRTQHENICCGAYVLDNDTGKVETVAAKVTLLATGGGSKVYLYTSNPDTATGDGIAMAYRAGATVANMEFVQFHPTCLFHPEAKNFLISEAVRGEGAYLIDEKGDRFMGKYSPDLELACRDVVARAIDNELKKTGADSVFLDITHKDPDFVRERFPNIYAKCLTYGIDITKQPIPIVPAAHYMCGGVATDLNGRSDIQCLYAVGETACTGLHGANRLASNSLLEALVYADNAAQSSLKEFEQAAEKSTVDLDPWDETNTLDSDEAIMVTHNWDEIRRLMWNYVGIVRSDKRLHRAQRRIEMIQHEIEEYYWDFKITADLIELRNLATVAELIIKSALMRKESRGLHYNLWYPEKDDAKYLTSTLVRKVF; encoded by the coding sequence ATGATTGAAACCGATTTTCTGGTTATTGGCAGTGGTGTTGCCGGTTTAAGCTATGCCTTGAAGGTTGCGCAGTTTGGCCGGGTGACGATTATCACCAAGAAAAAAATTTATAAGACAAATACGGCACTTGCCCAGGGTGGTGTTGCCGCGGTATTCAGCAAGACAGACTCCTTTGAAAATCATGTGGCGGATACCCTGGCGGCAGGAGACGGACTTTGTGCCGAAGATGTGGTACGCATGGTGGTGGAAAACGGCCCGGAAAGGATTCGGGAACTGGTGGATTTAGGGGCTCAGTTTAACCTGGACGGCGAGGGAAAATATGACTTTTCACTGGGCCGGGAGGGCGGACACTCCCAGAACAGAATCATCCATGCCCGGGATCTCACCGGTAAGGAAATTGAAGATGTCCTGGTATCAAATGTTGAACAGCATAAAAATATAACCATTTTGGAAAACCGTGTTGCCGTTAACCTGATTACCTATTCCACAAGTGTCCGCAGCGGTCTTGTCAGAACCCAGCATGAAAACATCTGCTGCGGGGCATACGTCTTGGATAATGACACCGGAAAGGTGGAAACCGTTGCCGCTAAAGTGACCTTACTTGCCACGGGTGGCGGTTCAAAAGTGTATCTGTATACCTCAAACCCTGACACGGCAACAGGGGACGGCATTGCCATGGCATACCGGGCAGGGGCCACCGTGGCAAACATGGAATTTGTTCAGTTCCATCCCACCTGTCTGTTTCACCCCGAAGCCAAAAATTTTCTGATCTCCGAGGCTGTTAGAGGGGAGGGCGCTTATCTCATTGATGAAAAGGGCGACCGGTTTATGGGAAAATACTCCCCGGACCTGGAGCTTGCCTGCAGGGACGTTGTAGCCCGTGCCATTGACAATGAATTGAAAAAAACCGGTGCGGATTCCGTGTTTCTGGATATCACCCACAAAGATCCTGATTTTGTCCGGGAGCGGTTTCCTAATATTTATGCCAAATGCCTGACTTACGGCATTGATATTACTAAGCAACCCATTCCGATTGTGCCGGCGGCCCATTATATGTGCGGCGGCGTAGCCACAGACCTTAACGGGCGCAGTGACATCCAGTGCCTTTATGCCGTGGGAGAAACCGCATGCACCGGCCTGCACGGGGCCAACCGTCTGGCTTCCAATTCGCTTCTCGAAGCCCTGGTCTACGCCGATAATGCCGCCCAGTCCTCATTAAAAGAGTTTGAACAAGCGGCTGAAAAATCCACTGTTGATCTGGACCCCTGGGATGAAACCAACACCCTGGACAGCGATGAAGCCATCATGGTGACCCACAACTGGGATGAGATCCGGCGTTTGATGTGGAATTATGTGGGCATTGTCCGCTCGGATAAGCGCCTTCATCGTGCCCAGCGCCGTATTGAAATGATCCAGCATGAGATTGAAGAGTACTACTGGGATTTTAAAATTACGGCCGATCTCATTGAACTGCGCAACCTTGCCACAGTGGCGGAACTGATCATTAAATCCGCATTAATGCGCAAGGAGAGCCGCGGGCTGCACTATAATTTGTGGTATCCGGAAAAGGATGATGCTAAGTATCTAACGTCGACCCTGGTCCGGAAGGTTTTTTAA
- a CDS encoding TIGR04211 family SH3 domain-containing protein, whose protein sequence is MRAKHLILTCFFFFFVTTCIYAKEIYVSGVTKITMRTGPGISHKIVAMVTSGTKLQILEHRKDWSMVRNSAGKTGWVLTRFLTEEVPKALMLERYKKENERLASKLAAAEETAETLNVQNKDLTEIAKKYKQLKDASASYLKLEIEHKALLEQSREQEERIQNLVQRNKSEVKLGLLSGAGVFIVGLIFGMSTRKKKRGSLLS, encoded by the coding sequence ATGAGAGCAAAGCATTTGATTCTTACCTGTTTTTTCTTTTTTTTTGTAACAACCTGCATTTATGCAAAGGAAATTTATGTATCCGGGGTAACGAAGATCACTATGCGCACGGGTCCGGGTATCAGCCATAAAATTGTGGCTATGGTCACGTCTGGGACCAAACTGCAGATTTTGGAACACCGCAAAGACTGGTCCATGGTGAGAAATTCCGCCGGAAAAACCGGGTGGGTACTGACCCGCTTTCTTACGGAAGAAGTCCCCAAAGCCCTTATGCTGGAACGGTATAAAAAGGAAAACGAACGCCTGGCATCAAAGCTTGCCGCCGCAGAAGAGACGGCAGAAACCTTGAACGTCCAGAACAAGGATTTAACTGAAATTGCCAAGAAATATAAGCAACTCAAAGATGCTTCCGCAAGTTATCTGAAATTAGAGATTGAACATAAAGCACTTTTGGAACAGTCCCGGGAACAGGAAGAACGTATTCAAAACCTTGTACAAAGAAATAAAAGTGAGGTGAAACTGGGTCTGCTTTCCGGGGCCGGTGTTTTCATTGTTGGGTTGATTTTCGGAATGAGCACCCGAAAGAAAAAAAGAGGCTCCCTTTTATCCTGA
- a CDS encoding DEAD/DEAH box helicase: MPLDEYITRLKSFKGFAGDIVSHKIFDANPPAWASPNTFPRFKNDLSHLLAGLGIKNLYTHQARAISLILEGCHTVIATPTASGKSLVYNLPVMDALISDPKAHALYLFPLKALARDQLDTVNKMLAKTDAVFSQPLTAGVYDGDITAYQKTKIRNHPPNILLSNPEMLHLAMLAHHHLWASFFGNLKYIVVDEVHTYRGIMGSNMAWVFRRLLRICRFYGSDPCFIFCSATIANPGELASELTGLPVTVVDEQGAPCGKKDILMMKGLGGAAQTAITLIHAAVHRNLATIVYTQSRKITELIAVWAGQRAKTMADKICAYRAGFLPEERREIEQKLAKGELLCVVSTSALELGIDIGNLDLCILVGYPGTMMSTWQRAGRVGRDGNDSAMVLIAHEDALDQYFINHPDIFFTMPPETARINPENPQILDRHLDCAAAELSLDAADPMLEPPVVQERVQALGRKGKLLLSRDGNTWFSPRKRPHREVSLRGTGHTIPIFKEDTRQSLGEIDWHRSYFETHEGAVYLHRGQTFVVTLFDHLKGVVRAKKEKVSYYTRARSSKNTEIIHVEKTCQVKSTRVGFGKLKIREQVTGYEMKSVSGQKSLGIVPLDLPELTYETQGLWIEIPDWIRQRIERDHLHFMGGIHALEHTAIGMMPLLVMTDRNDLGGISMPFHPQVETAVVFVYDGVPGGLGLTLQAFDNAVTLMQRTYEAIRDCPCDTGCPACVHSPKCGSGNRPIDKAAAKQILQMLLEQQPGQGEAALAPATHPPVFPDVAGLKKEKHEKKSGLISPKRYAVLDIETRRSAKQVGGWHKAERMGVSCAVLYDSLEKDFLVYYQDDMEKLVERLGQMDLIVGFNITRFDYKVLSGLSRFDFYSLPTLDILTKVHKRLGYRLSLDHLASQTLGLKKSADGLLALKWWQEGRLDLIVDYCTQDVRVTHELYAYGRDNGFLLFKNKAGHHVRIPVDWT; encoded by the coding sequence ATGCCTCTTGATGAATATATTACCCGATTAAAATCCTTTAAGGGATTTGCAGGTGATATTGTAAGCCATAAAATATTTGATGCCAATCCCCCGGCCTGGGCATCACCGAACACGTTTCCCCGTTTTAAAAATGATTTGTCCCACCTTCTTGCAGGGCTTGGTATTAAAAATTTGTATACCCACCAGGCCCGGGCTATTTCACTCATCCTTGAGGGATGTCATACGGTGATTGCCACGCCCACGGCATCGGGCAAAAGTCTGGTGTATAATCTGCCGGTGATGGATGCGCTTATCTCTGACCCCAAAGCCCATGCCCTGTACCTGTTTCCCCTGAAAGCCCTTGCCCGGGACCAGCTTGACACCGTTAACAAGATGCTGGCCAAGACTGATGCTGTTTTTTCACAGCCATTAACTGCGGGTGTCTATGATGGGGATATCACAGCGTATCAAAAGACCAAAATCCGCAATCATCCGCCCAACATCCTGTTATCCAATCCGGAGATGCTGCACCTGGCCATGCTGGCCCACCATCATTTATGGGCCTCTTTTTTCGGGAACCTTAAATATATCGTCGTGGATGAGGTGCACACCTACCGCGGGATCATGGGCTCAAACATGGCCTGGGTGTTTAGACGGTTATTGCGGATATGCCGGTTTTACGGATCCGACCCCTGTTTTATTTTCTGCTCAGCCACCATTGCCAATCCCGGAGAGCTTGCTTCGGAACTCACCGGGCTGCCGGTGACGGTGGTGGATGAACAAGGTGCCCCTTGCGGGAAAAAAGATATTTTAATGATGAAGGGACTGGGGGGCGCGGCCCAGACCGCCATCACACTCATCCATGCCGCAGTTCACAGAAACCTTGCCACCATTGTTTACACCCAGTCCAGAAAAATTACGGAACTTATTGCCGTATGGGCGGGACAGCGGGCCAAAACCATGGCGGATAAGATATGTGCATACAGGGCCGGGTTTCTTCCCGAGGAGCGGCGGGAGATTGAACAAAAACTTGCCAAGGGCGAATTGCTTTGCGTGGTGTCAACGTCTGCGCTTGAGCTTGGCATTGACATCGGCAATCTGGACCTTTGCATCCTTGTGGGGTATCCGGGAACCATGATGTCCACCTGGCAGCGTGCAGGCAGGGTAGGGCGCGACGGCAATGACTCTGCCATGGTCCTCATTGCCCATGAAGACGCCCTGGATCAGTATTTCATCAACCATCCGGACATCTTCTTTACCATGCCCCCGGAAACCGCCCGGATCAATCCTGAAAATCCCCAAATTCTTGACCGCCATCTGGATTGTGCGGCCGCTGAACTCAGCCTTGATGCCGCTGATCCGATGTTAGAGCCGCCGGTTGTGCAGGAACGGGTACAGGCATTGGGGCGTAAAGGTAAACTGCTGTTAAGCCGGGACGGCAATACCTGGTTTTCCCCCCGCAAACGTCCCCACAGGGAGGTCAGTTTAAGGGGGACCGGGCACACCATTCCCATATTCAAGGAAGATACCCGGCAAAGTTTAGGTGAAATTGATTGGCACAGGTCCTATTTTGAAACCCATGAAGGTGCGGTTTACCTGCACCGTGGACAAACCTTTGTGGTGACACTTTTTGACCATCTTAAAGGTGTGGTTCGGGCGAAAAAGGAAAAGGTCAGCTACTACACCCGGGCAAGATCCTCGAAAAACACTGAAATTATACATGTGGAAAAAACCTGTCAGGTTAAAAGCACCCGGGTGGGGTTCGGTAAACTGAAAATCCGTGAACAGGTGACAGGCTATGAAATGAAATCCGTGTCCGGCCAGAAATCCCTTGGCATCGTGCCTTTGGATCTGCCTGAATTGACCTACGAGACCCAGGGGCTATGGATTGAGATTCCGGACTGGATCCGGCAGCGCATTGAAAGGGATCATCTGCACTTCATGGGCGGGATTCATGCGTTAGAGCATACCGCCATCGGCATGATGCCGCTTTTGGTGATGACCGACAGAAATGATCTGGGCGGTATCTCCATGCCCTTTCATCCCCAGGTTGAAACGGCCGTTGTCTTTGTCTACGACGGTGTGCCCGGTGGTTTAGGGCTTACGTTACAGGCCTTTGACAACGCAGTGACCCTTATGCAAAGAACGTATGAGGCAATCCGGGACTGTCCCTGCGACACCGGGTGCCCGGCCTGTGTCCATTCGCCTAAATGCGGGTCAGGCAACCGTCCCATCGACAAGGCGGCGGCAAAGCAGATTCTTCAAATGCTCCTTGAACAACAGCCGGGGCAGGGGGAAGCTGCGTTGGCACCCGCAACGCATCCGCCTGTTTTTCCGGATGTTGCCGGCTTAAAAAAAGAGAAACATGAAAAAAAATCTGGGTTGATATCTCCCAAAAGATACGCGGTCCTTGACATTGAAACCCGGCGGTCTGCCAAGCAGGTAGGCGGGTGGCACAAAGCCGAACGTATGGGGGTGTCCTGCGCTGTACTCTACGATTCCCTTGAAAAGGATTTTCTGGTGTATTACCAGGATGATATGGAAAAGCTTGTGGAACGGCTGGGGCAGATGGACCTTATTGTCGGGTTTAACATTACCCGGTTTGATTACAAAGTGCTGTCCGGTTTGAGCCGGTTTGATTTTTATAGCCTTCCTACCCTGGATATTTTGACAAAAGTCCATAAGCGTTTGGGCTATAGGCTTTCATTGGATCATTTGGCCTCTCAGACCCTGGGCCTTAAAAAAAGTGCAGACGGCCTTCTCGCCCTGAAATGGTGGCAGGAAGGTCGTCTGGATCTGATTGTGGACTATTGCACCCAGGATGTGCGCGTCACCCATGAACTATACGCGTATGGCCGGGATAATGGGTTTTTGCTTTTTAAAAATAAAGCCGGGCACCATGTCCGCATCCCTGTAGACTGGACATAG
- the rocF gene encoding arginase, whose product MAKPISIIGVPMDFGQMLRGVDMGPAALRYTGLISRLRRLGHDVKDEGDIPIPVRDDDPAMEGMTDRYVKEITQISHDIYKIGCRVMDQGRMPIFLGGDHSIAIGTVASMAVKGPVGLIWVDAHADFNTPQTSPSGNIHGMPLAVLTGAGYPCLVDAGYPGIKIPSDNVVMIGQRDLDPGEKERIKSSGITIFTMRDIDEQGISAIAAQIMVQFAHLKRLHLSLDMDALDPVEAPGVGTPVPGGISYREAHLLMELLADSGKLGSMDLVEINPILDVANKTSKLAVELILSALGKSIL is encoded by the coding sequence ATGGCAAAACCCATCAGCATAATCGGTGTTCCCATGGATTTCGGACAAATGCTCCGTGGCGTGGACATGGGTCCTGCAGCGTTAAGGTACACCGGATTAATATCAAGACTTCGCCGGCTTGGACATGACGTTAAAGACGAAGGGGATATCCCTATCCCTGTGCGCGATGATGATCCTGCCATGGAAGGGATGACAGACCGTTATGTCAAAGAAATCACCCAGATCAGCCATGATATTTATAAAATCGGATGCCGGGTTATGGACCAGGGCCGTATGCCGATTTTTCTGGGCGGTGATCACTCCATTGCCATTGGCACCGTGGCCTCGATGGCGGTTAAAGGGCCTGTGGGGCTTATCTGGGTGGATGCCCATGCCGATTTTAATACCCCTCAAACATCACCGTCGGGAAACATCCATGGCATGCCCCTGGCCGTTCTAACGGGAGCCGGCTATCCATGCCTTGTAGATGCCGGGTATCCCGGCATAAAGATCCCTTCGGATAACGTGGTCATGATCGGGCAGCGGGATCTTGACCCCGGAGAAAAAGAGCGTATCAAATCCAGTGGTATTACCATTTTCACCATGCGCGATATTGACGAACAGGGTATCAGTGCCATTGCCGCCCAAATTATGGTTCAATTTGCCCACTTGAAACGCCTTCACTTAAGCTTGGATATGGATGCCCTGGACCCGGTTGAAGCCCCGGGCGTCGGCACCCCTGTCCCCGGCGGCATCTCCTACCGGGAGGCCCATCTGCTCATGGAGCTGCTTGCAGATTCAGGAAAACTTGGCTCCATGGACCTGGTCGAGATTAATCCCATTCTTGATGTGGCCAACAAAACAAGCAAACTCGCGGTGGAACTGATCTTGTCCGCCTTGGGGAAAAGCATTCTTTAG
- the cmoB gene encoding tRNA 5-methoxyuridine(34)/uridine 5-oxyacetic acid(34) synthase CmoB, which yields MEQFLKNYGHLGWDQWYDALEKLVKDKRAYLDSAGGNFEKFKHVVKDLPEICSHKVDLSPDPAYRAVSIGQADQLLPDEKERLYNGLVNLSPWRKGPFDFFGVLVDSEWQSWMKWERLMPHLPNLKHKKILDIGSSNGYYMFKMAASDPMFVLGLEPQSAFYYQYCAAQKYLNLKNVFCLPATYNELPVMNRFFDLVLCMGILYHRKSPVKMLRQIHDSLVPGGQVIVENLVIKGENNYCLFPSDRYAKMRNVFFIPDLSAMEAWLTRAGFSDIRCVDITDTTLEEQRKTQWIQTESLEDFLDPEDPSKTVEGYPAPVRAIYIARV from the coding sequence ATGGAACAATTTTTAAAAAATTACGGACACCTGGGATGGGATCAATGGTATGATGCCTTAGAAAAGCTGGTCAAAGATAAAAGGGCGTATCTTGATTCTGCCGGAGGAAACTTTGAAAAGTTTAAACACGTGGTTAAAGACCTGCCTGAAATTTGTTCCCACAAGGTTGATCTATCGCCTGATCCAGCTTATAGGGCTGTCAGCATCGGTCAGGCAGACCAGCTTTTACCCGATGAAAAGGAACGGCTTTACAACGGCCTTGTCAATCTGAGCCCCTGGCGCAAAGGGCCCTTTGACTTTTTTGGTGTTCTCGTTGATTCTGAGTGGCAGTCCTGGATGAAATGGGAGCGTCTGATGCCCCATCTGCCCAACCTTAAACACAAAAAAATTTTGGATATCGGTTCAAGCAACGGCTATTACATGTTTAAAATGGCGGCGTCAGACCCCATGTTTGTTTTAGGCCTTGAACCCCAAAGTGCCTTTTATTACCAGTATTGTGCAGCACAAAAATATTTGAATCTTAAAAATGTATTCTGTCTGCCGGCAACCTACAATGAACTGCCGGTCATGAACCGTTTTTTTGATCTGGTGCTGTGCATGGGAATTTTGTACCACCGCAAATCCCCGGTGAAGATGCTGAGACAGATCCATGACAGTCTTGTGCCGGGCGGTCAGGTGATTGTGGAAAATTTGGTGATCAAGGGGGAAAATAATTATTGTCTGTTTCCCTCTGACCGGTACGCTAAAATGCGCAACGTGTTTTTTATCCCTGACTTGTCTGCCATGGAAGCCTGGCTCACCCGGGCCGGATTTTCAGATATCAGATGCGTGGACATCACAGACACCACCCTTGAAGAACAGCGCAAAACCCAATGGATTCAAACGGAATCCCTTGAAGATTTTTTGGACCCCGAAGATCCGTCAAAAACCGTTGAGGGGTATCCGGCGCCTGTCAGGGCCATTTACATAGCTCGTGTTTGA
- a CDS encoding methyltransferase domain-containing protein has product MAKQVKTGLISVHLLIHANAMNLPFPDDEFNAVNCFGAIHLFSDLDQVFNEIYRVLKKGGVFITGALRRKSGQAGRRVADIRKKIIGVDSYRFEELEELLRNAGFVNVECHHNKGVWLIVSVVK; this is encoded by the coding sequence ATTGCAAAACAAGTTAAGACAGGATTAATTTCTGTCCACCTACTTATCCATGCCAATGCCATGAACCTTCCGTTTCCTGATGATGAGTTTAATGCCGTCAATTGCTTTGGAGCAATTCATCTATTTTCGGATTTGGATCAGGTGTTTAACGAAATATACCGTGTGCTGAAAAAAGGAGGCGTATTCATAACAGGCGCATTAAGAAGAAAGTCAGGCCAGGCAGGGAGACGCGTTGCAGATATACGGAAAAAAATCATAGGCGTTGATTCATACCGCTTTGAAGAGCTTGAAGAGTTGCTTAGAAACGCAGGATTTGTAAACGTAGAATGCCATCATAATAAAGGGGTGTGGCTGATAGTAAGCGTTGTAAAGTAA